A stretch of the Filimonas lacunae genome encodes the following:
- a CDS encoding PorP/SprF family type IX secretion system membrane protein, whose protein sequence is MKQRKFRLLWCTLLLSSALMAQDPHFSQYFTSPMSLNPALAGQGIEDWRGGINMRSQWWGESIKPYYTVTAALEKRLGSADNAGNYWGLGGMVISDQSNGGILKNNYFSLTAAYHITLDKAGRHTIGAGLTGTYANRILDPTRFKFQSQLGSMGFQRDIPANDAIAIAKNNYVDVSAGITYRYTTETYGLNAGAALFHAAKPKEGVYENTTYNVPRKTTLQAGGWFKTGVNNSIHISVLGEMQGGNSIYTLGGVYKISVGDELLRSVNLGAWERFGDAFYPYFGLEAKRWLGGFTYDFVQSGVKNYANVQSLELSFVWKMGKVHNPTSAGSGVVNY, encoded by the coding sequence ATGAAACAACGAAAGTTCAGGCTTTTGTGGTGCACCCTTCTCCTCAGCTCAGCCCTGATGGCGCAAGACCCACACTTTTCACAGTATTTTACTTCTCCTATGTCACTAAACCCGGCATTAGCAGGTCAGGGTATAGAGGACTGGCGGGGTGGTATTAACATGCGCTCACAGTGGTGGGGCGAATCTATTAAGCCATATTACACGGTAACTGCCGCTTTGGAAAAAAGGCTGGGTTCTGCTGACAACGCAGGCAACTATTGGGGCCTGGGTGGTATGGTCATCAGCGATCAGAGTAACGGCGGTATTTTAAAAAATAACTATTTCTCTTTAACGGCCGCTTATCATATCACGTTGGATAAAGCAGGCCGTCACACCATAGGAGCGGGGCTCACGGGCACTTATGCCAACCGCATACTCGATCCTACCCGGTTTAAGTTTCAATCGCAACTGGGCAGCATGGGCTTCCAGCGCGATATACCGGCAAACGATGCCATTGCCATTGCCAAAAACAATTATGTGGATGTAAGCGCGGGTATTACCTACCGGTATACTACCGAAACCTATGGTTTGAATGCCGGAGCAGCTTTGTTTCATGCAGCCAAACCCAAAGAAGGGGTGTATGAAAACACTACGTATAACGTGCCACGCAAAACCACTTTGCAGGCGGGCGGCTGGTTTAAAACAGGGGTGAATAATTCCATTCATATCAGCGTACTGGGCGAAATGCAGGGCGGTAACAGCATTTACACCTTAGGTGGTGTATATAAAATAAGTGTGGGCGATGAGTTGCTGCGTAGTGTAAACCTGGGGGCATGGGAGCGTTTTGGAGACGCCTTTTATCCTTATTTCGGACTGGAAGCTAAGCGTTGGTTAGGTGGTTTTACCTACGATTTTGTGCAATCCGGGGTGAAGAATTACGCCAACGTGCAAAGCCTGGAATTATCGTTTGTGTGGAAAATGGGCAAAGTACATAATCCCACCAGCGCCGGAAGCGGTGTGGTGAATTATTAA